The Apibacter raozihei DNA segment AATTTTTGTGTCATTTTGCATGTGGTTTGAATTAAGAACTAAAATTTATATTTTTTCTGAATTCGGATTAACCGCCGACCCGCTTCACAGAAAAACCTTTCTCTTTTAAGAGTTCCATTATTTTATCTCTGAAATTTCCCTGGATTACAATCGTATCATCTTTTACAGAACCGCCTACACCTAATTTCGATTTTATATCTTTTGCAAGCATTTTTAAATCTTCATCGGAACCGTTGTAATTTTCAAGAATA contains these protein-coding regions:
- a CDS encoding translation initiation factor; translated protein: MDLQDQLKKLFPEHEFQEGEQQSSEEHSLFLQDEPIVCKYEKKGRNGKPVTILENYNGSDEDLKMLAKDIKSKLGVGGSVKDDTIVIQGNFRDKIMELLKEKGFSVKRVGG